The following coding sequences are from one Rhipicephalus microplus isolate Deutch F79 chromosome 3, USDA_Rmic, whole genome shotgun sequence window:
- the LOC142804262 gene encoding uncharacterized protein LOC142804262 isoform X2 encodes MWRGSMHDSLIWKDCDLLGSFEGTKLPNGWLQGRSISIWQDTGINNNAVTRGSVLHGHVQCIKNRAQKTNKYKGTASDCTPAQSLQQQKEHIVMSGAAAA; translated from the exons atgtggcgtggaagcatgcatgacagcctcatctggaaggactgtgatctgcttgggagcttcgagggcacaaaactgcctaacggctggctgcaag gacgcagcatatccatttggcaagacactggtatcaacaataatg cagtaacaaggggttcggtgctccacggtcatgtacagtgtatcaagaacagagcacagaagaccaacaagtataaagggactgccagtgattgtactcctgctcaaagtttacaacagcagaaagagcacattgtgatgtcaggagcagctgctgcttaa
- the LOC142804262 gene encoding uncharacterized protein LOC142804262 isoform X1, translating to MWRGSMHDSLIWKDCDLLGSFEGTKLPNGWLQGRSISIWQDTGINNNVPAVTRGSVLHGHVQCIKNRAQKTNKYKGTASDCTPAQSLQQQKEHIVMSGAAAA from the exons atgtggcgtggaagcatgcatgacagcctcatctggaaggactgtgatctgcttgggagcttcgagggcacaaaactgcctaacggctggctgcaag gacgcagcatatccatttggcaagacactggtatcaacaataatg ttccagcagtaacaaggggttcggtgctccacggtcatgtacagtgtatcaagaacagagcacagaagaccaacaagtataaagggactgccagtgattgtactcctgctcaaagtttacaacagcagaaagagcacattgtgatgtcaggagcagctgctgcttaa